The following proteins are co-located in the Pyxicephalus adspersus chromosome Z, UCB_Pads_2.0, whole genome shotgun sequence genome:
- the LOC140343621 gene encoding uncharacterized protein isoform X2 has product MGTLVLYISLSCLIHVILGSPLSCNTKIREIPPDFKRLNGLWNLKAVIGLPELPKSTYSYLHVKVSEKEVHFWAFPLPTLDGTFVAKRIHDDEGSLDYSYGADNVVLSQTQPDSLIIQMRVNNKLNVSSLSSKGTSISPTELEEFKQWGECNGVQDFIELNITTNYAQTCFGMFHVSKQLEEIKDDFTSWHLIAKSSSTADHHYDLRILYKARLEITKKGEEYTLQEIITAPTDTTLLELTFTTNVYSDRNKVMSFKTGEDLLLLGVQTEDGKTLYLASRNPTTKQSVINKFKTQALCFNAKFNYFMPGSIENDDDAESCAHKLEQMVPMNFRESVGKWVLTVSAHEKAETALADVSALYGVTEITITDNKVHVSHTSIHQGILYLLEKSDIEVDESTGHVLYKDTLQGTRSSVFRVSPNCIMFSPELLPGKLYLNCRANQIPSENEITKFVQYANCRRFNSIVLRRHSSSSCSDWPNEVAVLDVDKIAGKWKLTALASNVPKEDVHLPSEIEFIINDGEVAITDGNWKSPALKIEERRLQYAKGEESTMEMRFHDPLDDTLLIWVGNIEEHKFFLVLFSKPGGVKPDDIQKFKHYADCLSIPVTFIEA; this is encoded by the exons ATGGGGACCCTCGTACTATACATTTCTCTTTCCTGCCTCATCCATGTGATTTTGGGGAGCCCCTTAAGCTGCAACACAAAGATAAGAGAGATACCTCCTGATTTCAAAAGG CTAAATGGTCTGTGGAACCTGAAGGCAGTCATAGGTTTGCCTGAATTGCCTAAATCTACATATTCCTACTTACATGTAAAAGTATCCGAAAAAGAAGTTCATTTTTGGGCATTTCCACTTCC AACGCTTGACGGTACATTTGTTGCAAAGAGAATTCACGATGACGAGGGAAGCCTGGATTACAGCTATGGAGCTGACAATG TTGTATTAAGCCAGACTCAGCCTGACAGTTTAATCATCCAGATGAGAGTAAATAACAAGCTGAATGTCTCTTCTTTGTCGT CCAAAGGAACTTCTATTTCTCCAACTGAGCTTGAAGAATTTAAACAATGGGGAGAGTGCAATGGAGTACAGGACTTCATAGAGCTCAACATCACTACTAACTATG CACAGACATGTTTTGGAATGTTCCATGTGTCTAAACAGTTGGAAGAGATTAAg GATGATTTTACTTCCTGGCATCTTATCGCTAAATCTTCCAGCACTGCTGATCACCATTATGATCTCAGAATCCTCTATAAGGCAAGGCTggaaatcacaaaaaaaggagaagaatATACATTGCAGGAGATCATTACAGC GCCAACAGACACCACCCTTCTAGAGCTGACATTTACTACGAATGTCTACTCAG ATAGAAATAAGGTCATGAgcttcaagactggggaagatttactgttgctgggAGTGCAAACAGAAGATGGCAAAACCTTGTATTTGGCAT caAGAAACCCTACAACAAAACAATCTGTGATTAATAAATTCAAGACACAGGCTTTGTGCTTTAATGCAAAATTTAACTACTTTATGCCAGGGAGCATTGAGAATGATGATGACG CTGAGAGTTGTGCTCATAAATTGGAGCAGATGGTCCCCATGAACTTCAGAGAA TCTGTAGGTAAATGGGTATTGACGGTTTCGGCACACGAGAAGGCGGAAACGGCTCTGGCAGATGTGTCAGCTCTATATGGCGTCACAGAGATTACAATTACAGATAATAAAGTGCATGTGTCTCACACCTCTATCCA CCAGGGAATCCTTTACCTGCTGGAGAAAAGTGATATAGAAGTAGATGAGAGTACTGGACATGTTTTATACAAAG ATACCCTTCAAGGCACCAGGTCCTCCGTCTTTAGGGTGAGCCCCAACTGTATTATGTTCTCACCTGAACTCCTACCGGGCAAGCTGTACCTAAACT GTCGGGCAAACCAGATCCCTTCAGAAAATGAGATTACAAAATTTGTACAGTACGCAAATTGTCGCAGATTTAACAGCATAGTATTAAGAAGACATTCAT ctTCTTCTTGCTCAGATTGGCCCAATGAAGTTGCAGTTCTGGATGTGGACAAG ATTGCAGGCAAGTGGAAGCTAACTGCCCTTGCGTCTAATGTACCCAAGGAGGATGTGCACTTACCGTCCGAAATAGAGTTTATCATCAATGATGGTGAGGTGGCCATAACAGATGGTAACTG GAAAAGTCCGGCGTTGAAGATAGAGGAGAGACGGCTGCAATATGCAAAAG GGGAGGAGAGTACGATGGAGATGAGATTTCATGATCCTCTGGATGATACCTTGCTGATCTGGGTTGGAAATATAGAAGAACACAAATTTTTCCTTGTCCTATTTT
- the LOC140343621 gene encoding uncharacterized protein isoform X1 has protein sequence MGTLVLYISLSCLIHVILGSPLSCNTKIREIPPDFKRLNGLWNLKAVIGLPELPKSTYSYLHVKVSEKEVHFWAFPLPTLDGTFVAKRIHDDEGSLDYSYGADNEVVLSQTQPDSLIIQMRVNNKLNVSSLSSKGTSISPTELEEFKQWGECNGVQDFIELNITTNYAQTCFGMFHVSKQLEEIKDDFTSWHLIAKSSSTADHHYDLRILYKARLEITKKGEEYTLQEIITAPTDTTLLELTFTTNVYSDRNKVMSFKTGEDLLLLGVQTEDGKTLYLASRNPTTKQSVINKFKTQALCFNAKFNYFMPGSIENDDDAESCAHKLEQMVPMNFRESVGKWVLTVSAHEKAETALADVSALYGVTEITITDNKVHVSHTSIHQGILYLLEKSDIEVDESTGHVLYKDTLQGTRSSVFRVSPNCIMFSPELLPGKLYLNCRANQIPSENEITKFVQYANCRRFNSIVLRRHSSSSCSDWPNEVAVLDVDKIAGKWKLTALASNVPKEDVHLPSEIEFIINDGEVAITDGNWKSPALKIEERRLQYAKGEESTMEMRFHDPLDDTLLIWVGNIEEHKFFLVLFSKPGGVKPDDIQKFKHYADCLSIPVTFIEA, from the exons ATGGGGACCCTCGTACTATACATTTCTCTTTCCTGCCTCATCCATGTGATTTTGGGGAGCCCCTTAAGCTGCAACACAAAGATAAGAGAGATACCTCCTGATTTCAAAAGG CTAAATGGTCTGTGGAACCTGAAGGCAGTCATAGGTTTGCCTGAATTGCCTAAATCTACATATTCCTACTTACATGTAAAAGTATCCGAAAAAGAAGTTCATTTTTGGGCATTTCCACTTCC AACGCTTGACGGTACATTTGTTGCAAAGAGAATTCACGATGACGAGGGAAGCCTGGATTACAGCTATGGAGCTGACAATG AAGTTGTATTAAGCCAGACTCAGCCTGACAGTTTAATCATCCAGATGAGAGTAAATAACAAGCTGAATGTCTCTTCTTTGTCGT CCAAAGGAACTTCTATTTCTCCAACTGAGCTTGAAGAATTTAAACAATGGGGAGAGTGCAATGGAGTACAGGACTTCATAGAGCTCAACATCACTACTAACTATG CACAGACATGTTTTGGAATGTTCCATGTGTCTAAACAGTTGGAAGAGATTAAg GATGATTTTACTTCCTGGCATCTTATCGCTAAATCTTCCAGCACTGCTGATCACCATTATGATCTCAGAATCCTCTATAAGGCAAGGCTggaaatcacaaaaaaaggagaagaatATACATTGCAGGAGATCATTACAGC GCCAACAGACACCACCCTTCTAGAGCTGACATTTACTACGAATGTCTACTCAG ATAGAAATAAGGTCATGAgcttcaagactggggaagatttactgttgctgggAGTGCAAACAGAAGATGGCAAAACCTTGTATTTGGCAT caAGAAACCCTACAACAAAACAATCTGTGATTAATAAATTCAAGACACAGGCTTTGTGCTTTAATGCAAAATTTAACTACTTTATGCCAGGGAGCATTGAGAATGATGATGACG CTGAGAGTTGTGCTCATAAATTGGAGCAGATGGTCCCCATGAACTTCAGAGAA TCTGTAGGTAAATGGGTATTGACGGTTTCGGCACACGAGAAGGCGGAAACGGCTCTGGCAGATGTGTCAGCTCTATATGGCGTCACAGAGATTACAATTACAGATAATAAAGTGCATGTGTCTCACACCTCTATCCA CCAGGGAATCCTTTACCTGCTGGAGAAAAGTGATATAGAAGTAGATGAGAGTACTGGACATGTTTTATACAAAG ATACCCTTCAAGGCACCAGGTCCTCCGTCTTTAGGGTGAGCCCCAACTGTATTATGTTCTCACCTGAACTCCTACCGGGCAAGCTGTACCTAAACT GTCGGGCAAACCAGATCCCTTCAGAAAATGAGATTACAAAATTTGTACAGTACGCAAATTGTCGCAGATTTAACAGCATAGTATTAAGAAGACATTCAT ctTCTTCTTGCTCAGATTGGCCCAATGAAGTTGCAGTTCTGGATGTGGACAAG ATTGCAGGCAAGTGGAAGCTAACTGCCCTTGCGTCTAATGTACCCAAGGAGGATGTGCACTTACCGTCCGAAATAGAGTTTATCATCAATGATGGTGAGGTGGCCATAACAGATGGTAACTG GAAAAGTCCGGCGTTGAAGATAGAGGAGAGACGGCTGCAATATGCAAAAG GGGAGGAGAGTACGATGGAGATGAGATTTCATGATCCTCTGGATGATACCTTGCTGATCTGGGTTGGAAATATAGAAGAACACAAATTTTTCCTTGTCCTATTTT